The proteins below come from a single Chryseobacterium capnotolerans genomic window:
- a CDS encoding TolC family protein: protein MKRKFFFLIFSLITLEIFAQTPNYPTRWTLDNCIEYAKENNISINSLRLSKNSAQQDLLQAKEAKYPNLNGTISQGLFSLNGNDGLHLTGAQTQSMGANSSMTLYHANYIKNNESSKKSTGSDGRFICTGI, encoded by the coding sequence ATGAAACGCAAATTTTTCTTTTTGATATTCTCATTGATAACGCTTGAAATATTTGCTCAAACACCCAATTACCCTACTCGCTGGACTCTGGATAATTGTATTGAATATGCAAAGGAGAACAATATTTCCATCAATTCATTAAGGCTTTCAAAAAATTCAGCTCAGCAGGATCTGCTTCAGGCTAAAGAAGCAAAATATCCTAACCTCAACGGAACAATTTCACAAGGTCTTTTTTCTCTTAACGGGAATGACGGGCTTCATCTCACCGGAGCACAAACCCAAAGTATGGGCGCCAATTCTTCTATGACCCTTTACCATGCCAATTATATTAAAAATAATGAATCTTCAAAAAAATCTACTGGTTCAGATGGCCGATTTATCTGTACAGGAATCTGA
- a CDS encoding TolC family protein: protein MADLSVQESENNITLNITQAYLNILMNEENLISLENVLKTTQTQLKQGDQLYKAGSLSKLNYLQIQSQVAQDQYNLTSAQNNLRTNIVNLKQILQLPTNYDFQIVKPDSIIVDNQLKPLQDVQSLAQNQRPEVKYGELNVENSNTSLKMAQASIQPTLSVVGNISTNYSNGSGSYFNQLGNNFYMPIGLSLGIPLYNNRIYKTQIEKSKIAIEQANLDLQNTKTVLNQQIEQSYINLQNAVSQYDSASKQMNISKQSYDIVNAQMKIGSIDYVQLQQQRLLYIQSIQNYLQAKYTAVLNKQIYEFYAGNPINLK from the coding sequence ATGGCCGATTTATCTGTACAGGAATCTGAAAATAATATCACCTTAAACATCACTCAAGCCTATCTGAATATTTTAATGAACGAGGAAAATCTCATTTCTCTGGAAAACGTTTTAAAAACCACCCAAACCCAGTTAAAACAAGGAGATCAGCTTTATAAGGCAGGGAGTCTTTCCAAACTCAATTATCTTCAGATTCAGTCACAGGTTGCACAGGATCAATATAATTTAACCTCAGCTCAGAATAATTTACGGACAAATATTGTTAATCTAAAGCAAATTCTACAATTGCCTACCAATTATGATTTCCAGATCGTAAAACCAGACAGTATTATTGTAGATAACCAGCTAAAACCTTTGCAAGACGTTCAAAGTCTCGCTCAAAATCAACGTCCTGAAGTAAAATATGGAGAATTGAATGTGGAAAACTCCAATACCAGTCTTAAGATGGCCCAGGCTTCTATTCAGCCCACCCTGAGTGTGGTAGGAAATATTTCAACCAATTATTCTAATGGGAGCGGATCCTATTTCAATCAATTAGGTAACAACTTCTATATGCCTATCGGATTAAGCCTTGGAATTCCGCTCTACAACAACAGGATCTACAAAACCCAGATTGAAAAATCAAAAATTGCCATAGAACAGGCTAATCTTGATCTTCAAAACACCAAAACAGTTCTCAATCAACAGATCGAACAATCTTATATCAATCTGCAAAATGCGGTATCGCAATATGATTCTGCTTCCAAACAAATGAATATCAGCAAACAGAGTTACGACATTGTAAATGCCCAAATGAAAATAGGCAGTATTGATTATGTACAGCTTCAACAGCAGCGATTGCTTTACATTCAATCTATTCAAAATTATCTGCAGGCTAAATATACTGCAGTTCTCAATAAACAGATTTACGAATTTTATGCAGGTAACCCTATAAATCTAAAATAA